One Miscanthus floridulus cultivar M001 chromosome 11, ASM1932011v1, whole genome shotgun sequence DNA window includes the following coding sequences:
- the LOC136492287 gene encoding uncharacterized mitochondrial protein AtMg00810-like, which translates to MYLRGVGDHRLVVGVYVDDLVITGLNGDDIATFKEEMKAKFQMSDLGLLHYYLGLEVTQSEAGITICQGAYAAKILETAGLTGCNASHTPMEPRLKLSKQSTAPAVDPTKYRSIVGSLRYLVNSRPDLAYSVGYVSRFMENPTTEHLAAVKRVLRYVAGTLQFGCCYRRKKGAQLVGYSDSDLAGDVDTRKSTTGVVFFLGGNLVTWQAQKQRVVALSSCEAEYIAAATATCQGVWLTRLLAEIKGKEAGAFALKIDNQSAVALNRNPVFHDRSKHIDVKYHYIRECVEENKVQVQSIGTLEQLADICTKALGRERFCELRSKLGVRHVGKA; encoded by the coding sequence ATGTACCTGCGCGGAGTGGGTGATCACCGGCTCGTTGTCGGAGTCTACGTAGATGACCTGGTGATCACCGGACTCAACGGCGATGACATCGCCACgttcaaggaggagatgaaggcaaagttccagatgagtgacctcggCCTCCTTCACTACTATCTGGGGTTGGAGGTTACCCAGAGTGAGGCTGGGATCACCATCTGCCAAGGCGCATATGCAGCGAAGATCTTGGAAACAGCCGGGCTCACTGGCTGCAATGCAAGCCACACTCCCATGGAGCCCCGCCTGAAGCTCAGCAAGCAGAGTACGGCTCCAGCAGTTGATCCAACCAAGTACCGTAGCATTGTCGGCTCTCTGCGCTACTTGGTGAACTCCCGGCCAGACCTTGCCTACTCGGTGGGGTATGTCAGCCGATTCATGGAGAATCCCACCACCGAGCATCTTGCTGCTGTCAAAAGGGTGCTTAGGTACGTTGCAGGCACTCTGCAATTCGGTTGCTGTTACAGAAGGAAGAAAGGAGCTCAGCttgtcgggtacagcgacagcgacctggCAGGCGACGTCGACACCCGCAAGAGCACGACCGGagtcgtcttcttcctcggcgGCAACCTGGTCACCTGGCAAGCGCAGAAGCAGCGTGTTGTGGCTCTGTCATCGTGCGAAGCAGAGTACATAGCCGCCGCCACAGCTACCTGCCAAGGTGTCTGGCTCACTCGTCTCCTAGCAGAGATCAAGGGAAAGGAGGCAGGAGCTTTCGCACTCAAGATCGACAACCAGTCCGCCGTCGCGCTCAACCGGAATCCTGTGTTCCACGATCGAAGTAAGCATattgatgtcaaataccattatATCCGCGAGTGCGTTGAGGAAAACAAGGTTCAGGTTCAGTCCATTGGGACGTTGGAGCAGCTGGCGGACATCTGCACCAAGGCTCTGGGGCGCGAACGATTCTGTGAGCTGCGCTCTAAACTTGGTGTTCGTCATGTAGGCAAGGCTTAG